In the Chiloscyllium plagiosum isolate BGI_BamShark_2017 chromosome 15, ASM401019v2, whole genome shotgun sequence genome, one interval contains:
- the LOC122557197 gene encoding caltractin-like codes for MAAKTSAYKKTSLSTTVQRKKPGPKPEITEEQKQEIREAFDLFDTDGAGSIDAKELKVAMRALGFEPKKEEIKKMIAEIDKEGTGKIDFNEFLAVITHKMAEKDTKEEILKAFRLFDDDETGRISFKNLKRVAKELGENLTDEELQEMIDEADRDGDGEVNEQEFLRIMKKTSLY; via the exons ACCTCTGCCTATAAAAAGACATCTTTGAGTACAACAGTACAAAGGAAGAAACCTGGACCAAAACCAGAAATCACTGaagaacaaaaacaggaaatacGAGAAGCATTTGACCTATTTGACACAGACGGCGCTGGATCTATTGATGCCAAAGAATTAAAG GTTGCAATGAGAgctttgggatttgaacccaagaaagaagaaataaagaaaatgattGCAGAAATTGATAAGGAAGGCACTGGGAAAATAGACTTTAATGAATTTTTGGCAGTCATCACACACAAAAtg GCTGAGAAAGATACAAAGGAGGAAATTTTGAAAGCCTTTAGACTGTTTGATGATGATGAAACTGGGCGAATCtcattcaaaaatctgaaacGTGTAGCAAAAGAACTTGGAGAAAATCTCACGGACGAAGAATTGCAG GAAATGATTGATGAAGCAGATCGAGACGGAGATGGGGAAGTCAATGAACAAGAGTTCCTTCGAATCATGAAGAAGACCAGTTTATATTAA